From Acinetobacter suaedae, one genomic window encodes:
- a CDS encoding PaaX family transcriptional regulator C-terminal domain-containing protein — protein sequence MILIKMNARDLIVDLLLGSQGRAISIKQIIIAAKLFEISENSIRVAVTRLSSEGVIEAIERGVYQFTHRSHEWADVMLNRKRGIKHTKVWNHQYLAVFTGGLGRVDRTALHRRERVLKHFGFKELEQGIFIRPDNLAIEFDDLIIELRNSGLEENARVCQINHFDAHTASSIPSLWPTEILNQNYKKYSQMIQEWLLNVQQLDLEEATKESLLLGRQTISLLMNDPLLPEDFVDVAGRNQFAASVQQLDQTGLALWAKFYELNTA from the coding sequence ATGATATTAATAAAAATGAATGCCCGTGATTTGATTGTAGATTTACTTTTAGGTTCACAAGGACGAGCAATTTCAATCAAACAGATTATTATCGCAGCAAAACTGTTTGAGATTAGTGAAAATAGTATTCGAGTGGCGGTAACTCGTTTGTCTAGCGAGGGTGTGATTGAAGCTATCGAGCGTGGTGTGTATCAATTTACACATCGATCTCATGAATGGGCTGATGTCATGTTGAATCGAAAACGTGGTATTAAGCACACTAAAGTTTGGAATCATCAATATCTTGCAGTTTTTACCGGTGGGCTTGGGCGTGTTGATCGAACGGCACTACATCGCCGCGAACGTGTTCTGAAACATTTCGGCTTTAAGGAACTGGAACAAGGGATTTTTATCCGTCCCGATAACTTGGCGATTGAATTTGATGATTTGATCATCGAACTCAGAAACTCTGGTCTGGAGGAAAATGCAAGAGTCTGCCAAATCAATCACTTTGATGCGCATACAGCATCGAGTATCCCAAGCTTGTGGCCCACTGAAATCTTAAATCAGAATTATAAAAAATATAGTCAAATGATTCAGGAGTGGTTGCTCAATGTGCAGCAATTAGATTTGGAAGAAGCAACCAAAGAGTCTTTATTGTTAGGCCGCCAAACAATTTCCTTATTGATGAATGACCCTTTATTACCAGAAGATTTTGTGGATGTGGCTGGGCGTAATCAATTTGCAGCAAGTGTACAACAACTTGATCAAACAGGCTTGGCACTTTGGGCAAAGTTTTATGAGCTAAATACAGCTTAA
- a CDS encoding fatty acid desaturase family protein: MNTQVAISDLFSRDEITDLTRKSDLHGSWAVFSTWAVIGGTFAVVASSWEYLPNWGKLLLCIAALAVLAGRQLALAIIMHDASHQSLFKTKWLNDTLTDWLCARPIWNDLHKYRAHHMRHHSKTSTKDDPDLSLVASFPTSKKSLMRKFARDLAGITGFKFAVGRVLMDIEKMEWTVSNDRRWISQEGRHWSDYPKAFFKNSGGAIITNAALFTALWAAGHPKLYGLWILAYLTPFPLFLRVRSMAEHAGMPSSKSALMNTRTTKAGYIARALVAPIHVNYHKEHHLMAAVPYFKLPKMHQMLRERGHVSEPPTYWQVLDELSKKED; the protein is encoded by the coding sequence ATGAATACACAAGTCGCGATTAGTGATTTATTTAGCCGTGATGAAATCACTGATTTGACCAGAAAATCAGATTTGCATGGTAGTTGGGCTGTTTTTTCAACTTGGGCCGTAATTGGTGGTACCTTTGCTGTTGTTGCAAGTTCTTGGGAATATTTACCAAATTGGGGGAAGTTATTGTTGTGTATTGCTGCCTTAGCAGTTTTGGCTGGGCGTCAGTTAGCACTTGCCATTATTATGCATGATGCTTCACATCAGAGTTTATTTAAAACAAAATGGTTGAATGACACTTTAACGGATTGGTTATGTGCACGTCCGATCTGGAATGATTTGCATAAGTACCGTGCTCATCACATGCGTCATCATAGTAAAACTTCGACAAAAGATGATCCCGATTTATCGTTGGTCGCTAGCTTTCCAACCTCAAAAAAATCCTTGATGCGTAAGTTTGCACGCGACCTTGCTGGTATTACTGGATTCAAGTTCGCAGTCGGACGAGTTCTGATGGATATTGAAAAAATGGAGTGGACGGTTTCGAATGATCGTCGTTGGATTTCACAAGAAGGCAGGCATTGGTCAGATTATCCAAAAGCTTTTTTTAAGAATAGTGGCGGAGCGATCATCACGAACGCAGCTTTATTTACGGCGTTATGGGCAGCAGGTCATCCTAAATTATATGGGCTATGGATACTCGCATATCTAACACCGTTTCCATTATTCTTGCGTGTACGCTCTATGGCCGAGCATGCAGGGATGCCAAGTAGCAAAAGTGCTTTGATGAATACTCGTACGACTAAAGCAGGTTATATTGCACGAGCTTTGGTTGCACCGATTCATGTTAATTATCATAAAGAACACCACTTGATGGCAGCAGTACCTTATTTTAAATTGCCTAAAATGCATCAAATGTTGCGTGAGCGAGGACATGTATCTGAACCACCGACATATTGGCAAGTATTGGATGAGCTTTCTAAAAAAGAAGATTAA
- a CDS encoding PaaI family thioesterase has protein sequence MASKQEIIEFLAQEFPQALRKCTIEAITDKGAELLYQVDQDDLRPGQTVSGPTLMLVADFVLYVAIMGHMGLVAMAVTTNMTINFFRKPKADQNIRAVCKLIKVGKTLVTGEVWIYSGEEEEPVAHVIGTYALPNKP, from the coding sequence ATGGCGAGTAAGCAAGAAATTATTGAGTTTTTAGCTCAAGAATTTCCGCAAGCACTTAGAAAATGCACCATTGAAGCGATTACGGATAAGGGCGCTGAGTTGCTCTATCAAGTCGATCAGGATGATTTACGTCCTGGTCAGACTGTTTCAGGTCCAACCTTAATGTTGGTAGCAGATTTCGTTTTATATGTCGCTATCATGGGACATATGGGCTTGGTCGCGATGGCTGTCACAACGAATATGACCATAAATTTTTTTCGAAAACCCAAAGCAGATCAGAATATACGAGCTGTTTGTAAACTGATTAAAGTGGGAAAAACATTAGTTACAGGTGAGGTTTGGATATATTCAGGAGAAGAGGAAGAACCAGTAGCGCATGTGATTGGAACTTATGCACTTCCAAACAAACCCTAA
- a CDS encoding toxic anion resistance protein codes for MSNSELIQSSNELVEKPEQRFERLNLKELGLQPQDLAEVMNAHKELAEINTTVVAEYGKNIATKTSTYTDELLNLVQNKDLDATGQKLNEVVQVAQQLNTSSILNKSKSSGFFGGLLSKIKGAKQSFDQHFNTTKEQIDALVKEIESSQSGLKARVGTLDKMFDAVQEEYKQLGVYIAAGHLKQQDIQQQISTLTTLEQDQKTTQQIYDLNHLANNLEKRVSDLQILQQSAMQTLPMIRIIQSNNLMLVDKFYAIKNITLPAWKNQISLAISLQEQKNSVQLAKAIDDTTNDLLRRNAELLHQNSVDTAKANQRSVIDVETLEHVQNTLINTVNDVIQIQKEGMQKRAEATTRLRVLQENLNHLVLENSGHNPPKV; via the coding sequence ATGTCAAATTCAGAATTGATACAGTCATCGAATGAGCTGGTGGAAAAACCAGAACAACGATTTGAACGACTAAATTTAAAAGAATTAGGCTTACAACCGCAAGATCTTGCTGAAGTGATGAATGCACACAAAGAGCTTGCTGAGATCAATACTACTGTTGTGGCTGAATACGGCAAAAATATAGCGACTAAAACTTCCACTTATACGGATGAGTTGCTTAATCTTGTGCAAAACAAGGATTTGGATGCCACAGGACAAAAATTAAATGAAGTGGTGCAGGTCGCACAACAATTGAATACATCGAGTATTTTAAATAAGTCCAAAAGCTCAGGTTTCTTTGGAGGGTTGCTCAGTAAAATTAAAGGAGCTAAGCAAAGTTTTGATCAGCACTTTAATACAACTAAAGAGCAAATTGATGCATTAGTTAAAGAAATTGAAAGCTCTCAGTCTGGTTTGAAAGCACGTGTAGGCACACTAGATAAAATGTTTGATGCTGTTCAAGAGGAATATAAACAGCTTGGGGTCTATATTGCAGCTGGACACCTGAAGCAGCAAGATATTCAGCAACAAATTTCGACGCTGACGACGCTGGAGCAAGATCAAAAGACGACCCAGCAAATTTATGATTTAAATCATTTAGCGAACAATCTTGAAAAACGTGTAAGCGATTTACAGATTCTACAGCAATCTGCGATGCAGACTTTACCGATGATTCGTATTATTCAATCGAATAATTTAATGTTAGTCGATAAGTTTTACGCGATTAAGAATATTACGCTACCCGCTTGGAAAAACCAGATTAGTTTGGCAATTTCATTGCAAGAACAAAAGAATAGTGTGCAGTTGGCGAAAGCAATCGATGATACGACCAATGATTTATTACGCCGTAATGCTGAGTTATTGCATCAAAATTCTGTGGATACAGCGAAAGCTAATCAGCGTTCAGTGATTGATGTTGAAACCCTTGAACATGTACAAAACACCCTCATTAATACTGTGAATGATGTGATTCAAATCCAAAAAGAGGGTATGCAAAAACGTGCAGAAGCAACAACGCGATTGCGGGTTTTGCAAGAAAATTTGAATCATTTAGTTTTAGAAAATAGTGGGCATAATCCACCTAAAGTCTAA
- the ahpF gene encoding alkyl hydroperoxide reductase subunit F codes for MLDQNIKTQLKAYLERLESPIELVAALDDSDKAAKVKELVTEIAELSDQVTARFDGSNARRPSFGVAKAGEQPRVFFAGLPMGHEFTSLILALLQVSGYAPKVYDEVLNQIKGLNLKANFDVFISLSCHNCPDVVQALNLIAIYNPNTTTTMIDGAFFQDEVEQRKILAVPMVFQDEQHIGQGRMTLEEIIAKLDTNSAEKDAAMINAKDAFDVLVIGGGPAGATAAIYAARKGIKTGIVAERFGGQVMDTMDIENFTSVQKTQGPKFAAEMEAHVREYDVDIMNLQRVSKVTGADQTATGLVEVELENGAKLESKTIILSTGARWREMNVPGEAEYRTRGVAYCPHCDGPLFKGKRVAVIGGGNSGVEAAIDLAGIVEHVTLVEFDTKLRADQVLQDKLNSLSNTTVIMNALSTEVLGDGSQVTGLKYKDRATDQEHVVELAGIFVQIGLLPNTDFLKDSAVELSNRGEIMVNDRNETNVKGVFAAGDCTTVPYKQIIIATGEGAKASLSAFDYMIRSGV; via the coding sequence ATGTTAGATCAAAATATTAAAACTCAATTAAAAGCTTACTTAGAACGTTTAGAAAGTCCAATCGAGTTGGTGGCTGCTTTAGATGATTCAGATAAAGCTGCGAAAGTAAAAGAACTCGTGACTGAAATTGCTGAACTGTCTGATCAAGTTACGGCGCGTTTTGACGGTTCAAACGCTCGCCGTCCGAGTTTTGGTGTTGCCAAAGCAGGTGAACAACCGCGTGTGTTCTTTGCGGGTTTACCAATGGGACATGAGTTTACCTCTTTGATCTTGGCATTGTTACAAGTTTCAGGCTACGCACCTAAAGTTTATGATGAGGTTTTGAATCAGATCAAAGGCTTAAATCTTAAAGCAAACTTTGATGTGTTTATTTCATTGAGCTGCCATAACTGTCCAGATGTAGTTCAAGCCTTGAACTTGATTGCTATTTATAACCCAAATACCACGACCACCATGATTGATGGTGCGTTCTTCCAAGATGAAGTGGAACAACGCAAAATCTTGGCCGTGCCAATGGTGTTCCAAGATGAGCAACATATCGGTCAAGGTCGCATGACTTTGGAAGAAATCATTGCCAAGTTAGATACTAACTCTGCGGAAAAAGATGCTGCGATGATCAATGCCAAAGATGCATTTGATGTCTTGGTAATTGGTGGTGGTCCTGCGGGTGCAACTGCGGCAATCTATGCGGCACGTAAAGGAATTAAAACAGGTATCGTGGCTGAACGCTTTGGTGGTCAGGTCATGGATACCATGGACATTGAAAACTTTACCTCAGTGCAAAAGACCCAAGGTCCAAAGTTTGCGGCTGAAATGGAAGCACATGTCCGTGAGTATGATGTCGATATCATGAATCTTCAACGTGTGAGCAAAGTGACTGGTGCAGATCAAACAGCAACGGGCTTGGTTGAGGTTGAACTGGAGAATGGTGCCAAACTAGAATCCAAAACTATTATTCTTTCAACTGGTGCACGTTGGAGAGAGATGAATGTACCGGGTGAAGCTGAATATCGTACCCGTGGTGTCGCTTATTGCCCACACTGTGATGGTCCATTGTTCAAAGGTAAACGTGTTGCTGTGATTGGTGGTGGTAACTCTGGTGTGGAAGCTGCGATTGATCTTGCTGGAATTGTTGAACATGTAACCTTGGTTGAGTTCGATACCAAACTTCGAGCTGATCAAGTGTTACAAGATAAGTTAAACAGCTTATCCAATACGACGGTGATCATGAATGCATTGAGCACTGAAGTGCTTGGTGATGGTTCACAAGTCACAGGCTTGAAGTATAAAGATCGTGCTACAGATCAAGAACATGTGGTTGAGCTTGCAGGGATCTTTGTTCAAATTGGTTTATTACCGAATACAGATTTCTTGAAAGACAGCGCTGTTGAATTAAGCAATCGTGGTGAGATCATGGTGAATGATCGCAACGAAACCAATGTGAAAGGTGTCTTTGCTGCAGGAGACTGTACTACGGTACCTTATAAGCAAATCATCATTGCCACAGGTGAAGGCGCGAAAGCTTCGCTCTCTGCTTTTGATTATATGATTCGTTCTGGCGTTTAA
- a CDS encoding esterase/lipase family protein, whose translation MFAFTPNKSLFVVSLFSAIMISGCQVVSLKQQAINVTIANERNSILTHKKLSEASLNVLSMSGKEAKICVNTPNECVADLHKIPQILDEQLLSTASEIYLAKALALSDSSECKISKLNKHRNEDERKISQQKYEQCLDLELDSLDKSIRYSYAYLFKTHRQPQERIFDNRQVQIRDFYNQALTKLVNVHSLRNPSKTITPTIKIGKSIYTIDIESYQRLQNVQQLEQFVSSYNMNFSGLRAINRRDGFGSDFVAVFPSSEANRGENKYILDPLNYKYPNGTNPNIHKARYLAATIIAQPKQATASVEDVLNNPNFEIKVYDPYNTERVNIAGKAYSLAANFSAPYGLWLAENNLGAAAYLSLIDRDQHLTMPHLYMLEPYNPNKKVIVLIHGLASSPEAWIAVTNDIMGDPVLRENYQVWQVFYSTNMPILESRFQTYALLQQAFSSLNPRDAAAKDAVLIGHSMGGIISRLLVSDVDLSKQALAMMTSRQQAQLRKHPVISERLKMKPIHNFNRAVFLASPHRGTDYADRWFTLAARKIIRLPATFLTTLADTLTSDDMDLKDFVKTLTNDVIQNGPSDLSKKSKFMELTADVPPEKGLVFHSILGNITKSDDPNVITDGIVPYKSAHLDGAVSEKVLHGGHSIQETPEAILELRRILRQHLVDHGLYKQ comes from the coding sequence ATGTTTGCATTTACCCCGAATAAATCTTTATTTGTTGTTAGTCTATTTAGTGCAATCATGATCAGTGGTTGTCAGGTCGTTAGTCTAAAACAACAAGCAATAAATGTAACAATCGCCAATGAACGTAATAGTATTCTGACGCATAAAAAATTGAGTGAGGCTAGCTTAAACGTCCTCTCAATGTCAGGAAAAGAAGCGAAAATATGTGTAAACACGCCAAATGAATGTGTAGCTGACTTACATAAAATTCCTCAAATTTTAGATGAGCAACTCTTATCAACTGCAAGTGAAATATATTTAGCTAAAGCCTTGGCATTATCTGATTCATCAGAATGTAAAATTAGCAAACTCAATAAACACCGCAATGAAGATGAACGAAAAATCAGCCAACAAAAATATGAGCAGTGTTTGGATCTTGAACTTGATTCGTTAGATAAAAGTATTCGCTATAGTTATGCCTATTTATTTAAGACACATCGCCAACCACAAGAGCGTATTTTTGATAACAGACAAGTTCAAATTCGAGATTTCTACAATCAAGCACTAACCAAATTGGTGAATGTACATAGCCTTAGAAATCCATCTAAAACCATTACCCCAACAATTAAAATTGGTAAAAGTATCTATACGATCGATATCGAATCTTATCAACGCCTGCAAAATGTTCAACAGCTTGAACAATTTGTTTCTAGCTATAATATGAATTTTTCAGGGTTAAGAGCCATTAACCGCAGAGATGGTTTTGGTTCTGATTTTGTGGCGGTCTTCCCGTCCTCAGAAGCCAATCGTGGGGAAAATAAATATATTCTTGATCCTCTGAATTATAAATATCCAAATGGCACCAACCCAAATATTCATAAAGCACGTTATTTGGCAGCGACAATCATTGCTCAACCTAAACAAGCAACTGCCAGCGTGGAAGATGTTTTAAATAATCCAAATTTTGAAATTAAAGTTTATGATCCTTACAACACTGAAAGGGTAAATATCGCAGGAAAAGCATACTCACTTGCCGCAAACTTTTCTGCGCCTTATGGTCTATGGTTAGCAGAAAACAATCTAGGTGCAGCTGCTTATCTTTCGTTGATTGACCGTGACCAGCATCTCACCATGCCACATCTTTATATGTTGGAACCTTATAATCCGAATAAAAAAGTTATCGTATTAATACATGGTTTGGCGAGCAGTCCTGAAGCATGGATTGCGGTTACCAACGATATTATGGGCGATCCAGTTTTGCGTGAAAACTATCAAGTATGGCAAGTTTTCTATTCAACCAATATGCCTATCTTAGAAAGTCGCTTTCAGACCTATGCATTATTACAACAGGCTTTTTCATCATTGAATCCTAGAGATGCTGCTGCAAAAGATGCTGTTTTAATTGGTCATAGTATGGGCGGTATTATTAGCCGTTTACTGGTAAGCGATGTAGATCTATCGAAACAAGCTTTAGCAATGATGACCAGCCGTCAGCAAGCCCAGCTCAGAAAGCATCCAGTTATTAGTGAGCGATTAAAGATGAAACCAATTCATAACTTTAATCGAGCTGTTTTCTTAGCGTCACCCCATCGTGGAACTGATTATGCTGACCGTTGGTTTACCTTAGCTGCGCGGAAAATTATCCGTTTACCTGCAACTTTTCTCACAACTTTAGCAGACACACTTACCAGTGATGATATGGATCTTAAAGATTTTGTGAAAACACTGACTAATGATGTCATCCAAAATGGGCCTAGTGATTTAAGTAAAAAATCGAAATTTATGGAGTTAACTGCCGATGTTCCACCTGAAAAAGGTCTAGTGTTCCACTCTATTTTAGGCAACATTACTAAAAGTGATGATCCAAATGTCATCACAGACGGAATCGTCCCATATAAAAGTGCTCACTTAGATGGAGCAGTTTCAGAAAAAGTTTTGCATGGCGGACATTCTATTCAAGAAACGCCTGAAGCAATACTTGAGTTACGTCGAATCCTTCGTCAGCATCTTGTTGATCATGGCTTGTATAAGCAATAA
- a CDS encoding ABUW_2363 family tetratricopeptide repeat lipoprotein, which yields MNFKPLALLVLSTSFLTACGIAPTKKENVAEPFVFKEPDPTPAFYALNPIRYDAPPSFEVAIKEAAAQPVTKMAVSLQNDPSKSMTLDVNKIIIPTIDSKQRNVKYAVLAGENEVDVTEIDDFLQLVEGKARHYPPRFTERQERKGYETKLKEITQKLDALAEKPNASFDVLSRAFKASVMARNLDLGTSYTSKSLNYAQRILAMSPNDPETNFWFGFGLSEGGGQREAIPYLDKAIKGGVQEAYLSAVNNYLWLEQKKNAIQTLKNYKIKFPDEAEVADRLISEIESGKRWNVWQVMN from the coding sequence ATGAATTTTAAGCCTTTGGCATTACTTGTACTTTCAACTTCTTTTTTAACGGCTTGTGGTATAGCTCCAACAAAAAAAGAAAATGTTGCTGAGCCGTTTGTATTTAAAGAACCTGATCCTACTCCAGCATTCTATGCGTTAAATCCAATTCGATATGATGCACCTCCAAGTTTTGAAGTTGCCATCAAAGAGGCTGCTGCACAGCCAGTCACGAAAATGGCCGTATCACTACAAAATGATCCATCAAAATCGATGACTTTGGATGTTAACAAAATTATTATTCCAACCATTGATAGCAAACAACGCAATGTCAAATATGCTGTACTTGCTGGTGAAAATGAAGTTGATGTCACCGAGATTGATGATTTCTTACAATTAGTAGAAGGTAAGGCACGTCACTACCCACCTCGTTTCACTGAACGTCAAGAACGTAAAGGTTATGAAACTAAGCTAAAAGAAATCACTCAAAAACTTGATGCTTTAGCAGAAAAACCAAATGCATCATTTGACGTACTGTCTCGTGCATTTAAAGCGAGTGTTATGGCACGTAACCTTGATCTAGGTACATCATATACCTCTAAGTCATTGAACTATGCTCAACGTATTCTTGCGATGAGTCCAAATGACCCTGAAACAAACTTTTGGTTTGGATTTGGCTTATCTGAAGGTGGTGGTCAACGTGAAGCAATCCCTTATCTAGATAAAGCGATTAAAGGTGGCGTTCAAGAAGCGTATCTTTCTGCTGTAAATAACTATTTATGGTTAGAACAAAAGAAAAATGCAATTCAAACATTAAAGAACTATAAGATTAAGTTCCCTGATGAAGCTGAGGTTGCAGATCGTTTGATTAGTGAAATTGAATCTGGCAAACGCTGGAACGTATGGCAAGTGATGAATTAA
- the cysE gene encoding serine O-acetyltransferase, whose amino-acid sequence MIRQLKEDIEAVFARDPAARNTLEVLTTYPGIHALIMHRMAHELWKKDFKGTARLLSSFSRFATGIEIHPGAKIGKRFFIDHGMGVVIGETAEIGNDVTLYHGVTLGGTTWNKGKRHPTLEDGVVVGAGAKILGPFTVHKGAKVGSNAVVTKEVPAGVTAVGSPARYIFKQQNTKEQTEQEALRRDYAESIGFEPYATTEDQSDPILEGIRVLLDRMQKNEKRMNTLCQRLSLLDPTFNGQNSKTQPYSKEELKIIEEVRRECEAQSTTSKTE is encoded by the coding sequence ATGATTAGACAGCTTAAAGAAGATATTGAGGCTGTATTTGCACGTGATCCTGCGGCACGTAATACACTTGAAGTCTTGACCACTTACCCTGGTATTCATGCATTAATCATGCATCGTATGGCACATGAGCTTTGGAAGAAAGATTTTAAAGGGACTGCTCGTTTGCTCTCTTCTTTTAGTCGCTTTGCCACTGGTATTGAAATTCACCCTGGTGCAAAAATTGGTAAGCGTTTTTTCATTGACCATGGTATGGGTGTCGTGATTGGTGAAACAGCTGAAATTGGTAATGACGTCACCCTATATCATGGTGTTACATTAGGTGGCACCACATGGAATAAAGGTAAACGTCATCCAACATTAGAAGATGGTGTGGTGGTTGGTGCTGGCGCAAAGATTCTAGGACCCTTCACCGTTCATAAAGGCGCAAAGGTCGGTTCAAATGCCGTTGTTACCAAGGAAGTTCCAGCAGGCGTTACTGCGGTGGGCAGCCCTGCGCGATACATCTTTAAACAACAAAACACCAAAGAGCAAACGGAACAAGAAGCCTTACGCCGTGATTACGCAGAAAGTATTGGTTTTGAACCTTATGCAACGACAGAAGATCAATCCGACCCGATTCTAGAAGGTATTCGTGTATTACTCGATCGCATGCAAAAGAATGAGAAGCGTATGAATACACTGTGCCAAAGATTATCATTACTCGATCCAACGTTTAATGGTCAAAACTCTAAGACTCAACCTTATAGTAAAGAAGAGTTAAAAATCATTGAGGAAGTACGCCGTGAATGTGAAGCGCAGAGTACAACGTCAAAAACCGAATGA
- a CDS encoding RNA methyltransferase, whose protein sequence is MNQFEQNNVTKSLDHVRIVMVNTTLPANIGSALRAMKTMGLSKLVLVAPKTYPHPDIDALAAGAQDLIEHIDIVETLEQAIQDCHLVFGTSARSRTIPWPLLDVRPAAKEAIQATTLQQNIAIVFGREDRGLTNEELALANYHLTIPVNPEYGVLNVAQAIQIVCYELRMAALEQSCPLTKTSDDQMQLKQQQSMQWDEPLVTQQQMEEFYPHFEKMLTEIEFLDPDNPRLLPLRLRRLFGRIQLDRMEYHLLRGVFSRVQSLANGSWKKSQSEDHK, encoded by the coding sequence ATGAATCAATTTGAGCAAAATAATGTGACCAAATCCTTGGATCATGTACGTATCGTAATGGTCAATACAACACTTCCAGCAAATATTGGTAGTGCTTTACGTGCAATGAAAACCATGGGATTGTCCAAATTGGTCTTGGTTGCACCTAAAACATATCCCCATCCTGATATTGATGCTTTAGCTGCAGGCGCACAAGATCTAATTGAGCACATCGACATTGTAGAAACACTCGAGCAAGCAATTCAAGATTGTCATCTCGTCTTTGGAACCAGTGCACGTAGCCGAACCATTCCATGGCCATTATTAGATGTACGACCAGCAGCAAAAGAAGCTATTCAAGCTACTACCCTACAACAAAATATTGCGATTGTATTTGGACGCGAAGATCGTGGTTTAACCAATGAAGAGCTGGCTCTCGCCAATTATCATCTAACAATCCCAGTAAATCCTGAATACGGTGTGTTAAATGTCGCGCAAGCCATTCAAATTGTATGCTATGAATTAAGAATGGCTGCATTAGAGCAGTCTTGCCCATTGACAAAAACATCAGATGATCAGATGCAACTTAAACAGCAACAAAGTATGCAATGGGACGAGCCATTGGTGACACAACAACAAATGGAAGAGTTTTATCCTCATTTTGAGAAAATGTTGACTGAAATTGAGTTTTTAGATCCTGATAATCCCCGTTTACTCCCTTTACGCTTGCGTCGTTTATTCGGAAGGATACAATTAGATCGTATGGAATATCACTTATTACGCGGTGTTTTTAGTCGTGTACAGTCTTTAGCAAATGGTTCATGGAAAAAATCTCAATCGGAGGATCATAAATGA